A segment of the Chitinophagaceae bacterium genome:
ATTAAATGAAAACTCTTTACCTGAAACATCCTTCATTTTTACAGAAGGTGAAGGAAGGCTGCTTCCAATACTTAATTCATCAGGTAAGAAACGAAATGCCATCAAAGTAAGGATGGCAGCAAATGAAAGAATTATTTTTTTCATGATGAAAGTGTTTCCTTAAAGTTACATCGATTACTGCTCTGGTTTAATACCGCTCATCTCTTCCTGAAGCCTTTTATCTGAATGCTTTTTGAGCACTTTAATGCTTACGTTCAGTTCAAAACCAATCAGTAACACAAGCGAAATAAAGTTGATAAAGATCATGAGAATCAGGATGGTACCTATTGAGCCATAAATACTGTAGGAAGCAAAATTGTTGATCCAGAAAGAGAATAAAAAGGTGAAGGCAATAATCAGGAAGCTGGCAATGATTGAACCTGGTGAGATAAGCTTCCATTTCTTTTCAACCGATGGGGCATGCCGGTAGATAAATGCGATGGAATAAAAGAACAAACCAACTATCACAACCCACCGCAATACAATGATCAGCCATTTTACAAATTCATTATCAATATTCAGCAGTTTGAGCAGCCAGTTGAATAAAGCACCCTGTGTAATTAATAAAATGATGCTGGCAGTGAAAAGCAGCATGATGATGAAGGTTAATTTAATGGCCTTCCATCGATACGCAAGAAATACCCTGCTTTCTTTTTCATGAATTGACCGGTTGAAGCTGTGAATAATTCCCAATACGGCGTTGGAAGCAAAATAAATGGATGTAACAAAACCAATGGAAAGCAAACTGTTTTTCGGACGTTTAAAAAAGTCATTCAGAAAACTTTCTACAATATTTCTTGTGGCAACGTTGGGAGTAAGATCACGTACAAATGAATTCACTTCATTGTAAAACTGATCTGCAATTGGAAATAAAGGAACCAATGAAAACAAAAA
Coding sequences within it:
- a CDS encoding YihY/virulence factor BrkB family protein gives rise to the protein MTVARFIYHLPIIRSLIRFSKRWRPPGFEGIALYDVVEFFFAQVKKVGFTERAAAISFNFIMALPPACIFLFSLVPLFPIADQFYNEVNSFVRDLTPNVATRNIVESFLNDFFKRPKNSLLSIGFVTSIYFASNAVLGIIHSFNRSIHEKESRVFLAYRWKAIKLTFIIMLLFTASIILLITQGALFNWLLKLLNIDNEFVKWLIIVLRWVVIVGLFFYSIAFIYRHAPSVEKKWKLISPGSIIASFLIIAFTFLFSFWINNFASYSIYGSIGTILILMIFINFISLVLLIGFELNVSIKVLKKHSDKRLQEEMSGIKPEQ